The proteins below are encoded in one region of Acanthochromis polyacanthus isolate Apoly-LR-REF ecotype Palm Island chromosome 4, KAUST_Apoly_ChrSc, whole genome shotgun sequence:
- the LOC110963451 gene encoding cAMP-specific 3',5'-cyclic phosphodiesterase 4D-like isoform X1 codes for MECGTLSREGAGLAKPPKHLWRQPRTHIRIKQRFNSDTERYLCRNRTLEKLRPGLKKPRMSWPSSLRRFDVENGLSVGRSPLDSQTSPGSGLVLQANFPHSQRRESFLYRSDSDFDLSPKAMSRNSSTASDLEEGLNHCEVSWLPRHGEDMIVTPFAQVLASLRTVRSNFAVLTHLQDRVGNKRPSSSNQPSMCKPCVAEEPYQKLAVETLEELDWCLDQLETLQTRHSVSEMASNKFKRMLNRELTQLSETSRSGNQVSEFIASTFLEKQHDVEILSPPPKEKEKKKRPMSQISGVKKATQSPSLAPACIPRFGVNTPHESMLAKEIEDINRWGLDIFKIAEFSGNRPLTVVMYSVFQERDLLKTFKVPIDTFITFMMTLEDHYHADVAYHNNIHAADVVQSTHVLLSTPALEAVFTDLEIMAALFASAIHDVDHPGVTNQFLINTSSELALMYNDASVLENHHLAVGFKLLQEDNCDIFQNLSKKQRDSLRKMVIDMVLATDMSKHMNFLADMKTMVETKKVTSLGVLLLDNYSDRIQVLQNMVHCADLSNPTKPLELYRRWTDRIMVEFFTQGDRERDKGMEISPMCDKHNASIEKSQVGFIDYIVHPLWETWADLVHPDAQDILDTLEDNREWYQSMIPRSPSPSSPEEHRAEVGPGGGAVGAGGALPSTGGGGGGGGVGDKFQFELTLEEEEEDEEEVESDLESPQEEEFQSGGERHRDSPSPSLSPDPRSRYRPPSPHPSRTLNMAGMSVRSPQPHRTLASPGREGTNRDRELSQEGDGVTCLRMGT; via the exons tTTTGATGTGGAGAATGGCCTGTCAGTGGGTCGCAGTCCACTGGACTCTCAGACTAGCCCCGGCTCTGGTCTGGTTCTTCAGGCCAACTTCCCCCACAGTCAGCGCCGTGAGTCCTTCCTCTACCGCTCCGACTCAGACTTCGACCTTTCGCCCAAAGCCATGTCCCGCAACTCGTCCACTGCCAGCGACCT GGAGGAGGGATTGAATCATTGCGAAGTCAGTTGGCTACCTCG GCATGGAGAAGACATGATAGTGACTCCATTCGCACAG GTTCTTGCCAGTCTGCGAACAGTGAGAAGTAACTTCGCTGTTCTTACACATCTGCAAGATCGTGTGGGAAATAA GAGGCCATCAAGCAGCAACCAGCCATCCATGTGTAAGCCATGTGTTGCAG AGGAGCCCTACCAGAAGCTGGCAGTGGAGACCCTGGAAGAACTGGACTGGTGTCTGGACCAGCTGGAGACGCTGCAGACGAGACACTCAGTCAGTGAGATGGCATCCAACAAG TTTAAGAGGATGCTGAACCGTGAACTGACGCAGCTGTCGGAGACAAGCCGCTCAGGGAATCAGGTGTCAGAGTTCATCGCCAGCACCTTCCTAG AGAAACAACATGACGTGGAGATTCTGTCGCCGCCTccgaaggagaaggagaagaagaagaggccGATGTCACAGATCAGTGGTGTGAAAAAGGCCACGCAAAGTCCCAGCTTAGCACCTGCCTGCATCCCTCGCTTCGGAGTCAACACACCCCACGAGAGCATGCTGGCTAAA GAAATTGAAGACATCAATCGCTGGGGTCTGGATATATTCAAAATAGCAGAATTTTCTGGAAACCGCCCTCTGACAGTGGTCATGTACTCCGTCTTCCAG GAGCGAGACCTTCTGAAAACCTTTAAGGTCCCAATCGACACCTTCATCACCTTCATGATGACCTTGGAGGACCACTATCATGCAGACGTAGCTTATCACAACAACATCCATGCAGCTGACGTGGTACAGTCCACCCACGTCCTCCTGTCCACCCCCGCTTTGGAG GCGGTGTTCACAGACCTGGAGATCATGGCTGCTCTATTTGCTAGTGCCATCCACGATGTCGACCACCCAGGAGTCACCAACCAGTTCCTCATAAACACCA GTTCGGAGCTGGCGCTAATGTACAATGACGCATCAGTCCTGGAGAACCATCACCTCGCTGTGGGCTTCAAACTGCTCCAAGAGGACAACTGTGACATTTTCCAGAACCTCAGCAAGAAACAGAGAGACTCCCTCCGCAAGATGGTGATCGACATG GTGCTGGCCACAGATATGTCCAAACACATGAACTTCTTGGCAGACATGAAGACGATGGTGGAGACCAAGAAAGTGACGAGTTTGGGAGTCCTGCTGCTAGACAACTATTCAGACCGCATCCAG GTTCTACAGAACATGGTCCACTGTGCCGACCTGAGCAACCCAACCAAACCGCTGGAGCTTTACCGCCGGTGGACGGACCGCATCATGGTGGAGTTCTTCACCCAGGGAGACAGAGAGCGAGACAAGGGCATGGAGATCAGTCCAATGTGTGACAAACACAACGCCTCCATAGAGAAGAGCCAG GTGGGGTTCATTGACTACATTGTGCACCCTCTGTGGGAGACCTGGGCGGACCTGGTGCACCCTGATGCTCAGGACATCTTGGACACACTGGAGGACAACAGGGAGTGGTACCAGAGCATGATCCCCCGCAGCCCATCGCCCTCCAGCCCCGAGGAGCACCGTGCTGAGGTCGGGCCAGGAGGGGGCGCTGTGGGAGCAGGAGGGGCCCTCCCTTcaacaggtggaggaggaggaggagggggagtagGGGACAAGTTTCAGTTTGAACTCActctggaggaagaggaggaggatgaggaggaggtggagtcTGACCTGGAGAGCCCCCAGGAGGAGGAGTTCCAATCGGGCGGGGAGAGGCACCGGGactccccctccccctctctgTCTCCAGACCCCCGCAGCAGGTACCGCCCCCCCTCGCCTCATCCTTCTCGGACCCTGAATATGGCTGGCATGTCGGTGCGGAGCCCCCAACCCCACAGGACACTGGCCTCCCCAGGCAGGGAGGGCACCAACAGGGACAGAGAACTGAGCCAGGAGGGCGACGGCGTGACGTGTCTGAGAATGGGAACGTAA
- the LOC110963451 gene encoding cAMP-specific 3',5'-cyclic phosphodiesterase 4D-like isoform X2, translating to MECGTLSREGAGLAKPPKHLWRQPRTHIRIKQRFNSDTERYLCRNRTLEKLRPGLKKPRMSWPSSLRRFDVENGLSVGRSPLDSQTSPGSGLVLQANFPHSQRRESFLYRSDSDFDLSPKAMSRNSSTASDLHGEDMIVTPFAQVLASLRTVRSNFAVLTHLQDRVGNKRPSSSNQPSMCKPCVAEEPYQKLAVETLEELDWCLDQLETLQTRHSVSEMASNKFKRMLNRELTQLSETSRSGNQVSEFIASTFLEKQHDVEILSPPPKEKEKKKRPMSQISGVKKATQSPSLAPACIPRFGVNTPHESMLAKEIEDINRWGLDIFKIAEFSGNRPLTVVMYSVFQERDLLKTFKVPIDTFITFMMTLEDHYHADVAYHNNIHAADVVQSTHVLLSTPALEAVFTDLEIMAALFASAIHDVDHPGVTNQFLINTSSELALMYNDASVLENHHLAVGFKLLQEDNCDIFQNLSKKQRDSLRKMVIDMVLATDMSKHMNFLADMKTMVETKKVTSLGVLLLDNYSDRIQVLQNMVHCADLSNPTKPLELYRRWTDRIMVEFFTQGDRERDKGMEISPMCDKHNASIEKSQVGFIDYIVHPLWETWADLVHPDAQDILDTLEDNREWYQSMIPRSPSPSSPEEHRAEVGPGGGAVGAGGALPSTGGGGGGGGVGDKFQFELTLEEEEEDEEEVESDLESPQEEEFQSGGERHRDSPSPSLSPDPRSRYRPPSPHPSRTLNMAGMSVRSPQPHRTLASPGREGTNRDRELSQEGDGVTCLRMGT from the exons tTTTGATGTGGAGAATGGCCTGTCAGTGGGTCGCAGTCCACTGGACTCTCAGACTAGCCCCGGCTCTGGTCTGGTTCTTCAGGCCAACTTCCCCCACAGTCAGCGCCGTGAGTCCTTCCTCTACCGCTCCGACTCAGACTTCGACCTTTCGCCCAAAGCCATGTCCCGCAACTCGTCCACTGCCAGCGACCT GCATGGAGAAGACATGATAGTGACTCCATTCGCACAG GTTCTTGCCAGTCTGCGAACAGTGAGAAGTAACTTCGCTGTTCTTACACATCTGCAAGATCGTGTGGGAAATAA GAGGCCATCAAGCAGCAACCAGCCATCCATGTGTAAGCCATGTGTTGCAG AGGAGCCCTACCAGAAGCTGGCAGTGGAGACCCTGGAAGAACTGGACTGGTGTCTGGACCAGCTGGAGACGCTGCAGACGAGACACTCAGTCAGTGAGATGGCATCCAACAAG TTTAAGAGGATGCTGAACCGTGAACTGACGCAGCTGTCGGAGACAAGCCGCTCAGGGAATCAGGTGTCAGAGTTCATCGCCAGCACCTTCCTAG AGAAACAACATGACGTGGAGATTCTGTCGCCGCCTccgaaggagaaggagaagaagaagaggccGATGTCACAGATCAGTGGTGTGAAAAAGGCCACGCAAAGTCCCAGCTTAGCACCTGCCTGCATCCCTCGCTTCGGAGTCAACACACCCCACGAGAGCATGCTGGCTAAA GAAATTGAAGACATCAATCGCTGGGGTCTGGATATATTCAAAATAGCAGAATTTTCTGGAAACCGCCCTCTGACAGTGGTCATGTACTCCGTCTTCCAG GAGCGAGACCTTCTGAAAACCTTTAAGGTCCCAATCGACACCTTCATCACCTTCATGATGACCTTGGAGGACCACTATCATGCAGACGTAGCTTATCACAACAACATCCATGCAGCTGACGTGGTACAGTCCACCCACGTCCTCCTGTCCACCCCCGCTTTGGAG GCGGTGTTCACAGACCTGGAGATCATGGCTGCTCTATTTGCTAGTGCCATCCACGATGTCGACCACCCAGGAGTCACCAACCAGTTCCTCATAAACACCA GTTCGGAGCTGGCGCTAATGTACAATGACGCATCAGTCCTGGAGAACCATCACCTCGCTGTGGGCTTCAAACTGCTCCAAGAGGACAACTGTGACATTTTCCAGAACCTCAGCAAGAAACAGAGAGACTCCCTCCGCAAGATGGTGATCGACATG GTGCTGGCCACAGATATGTCCAAACACATGAACTTCTTGGCAGACATGAAGACGATGGTGGAGACCAAGAAAGTGACGAGTTTGGGAGTCCTGCTGCTAGACAACTATTCAGACCGCATCCAG GTTCTACAGAACATGGTCCACTGTGCCGACCTGAGCAACCCAACCAAACCGCTGGAGCTTTACCGCCGGTGGACGGACCGCATCATGGTGGAGTTCTTCACCCAGGGAGACAGAGAGCGAGACAAGGGCATGGAGATCAGTCCAATGTGTGACAAACACAACGCCTCCATAGAGAAGAGCCAG GTGGGGTTCATTGACTACATTGTGCACCCTCTGTGGGAGACCTGGGCGGACCTGGTGCACCCTGATGCTCAGGACATCTTGGACACACTGGAGGACAACAGGGAGTGGTACCAGAGCATGATCCCCCGCAGCCCATCGCCCTCCAGCCCCGAGGAGCACCGTGCTGAGGTCGGGCCAGGAGGGGGCGCTGTGGGAGCAGGAGGGGCCCTCCCTTcaacaggtggaggaggaggaggagggggagtagGGGACAAGTTTCAGTTTGAACTCActctggaggaagaggaggaggatgaggaggaggtggagtcTGACCTGGAGAGCCCCCAGGAGGAGGAGTTCCAATCGGGCGGGGAGAGGCACCGGGactccccctccccctctctgTCTCCAGACCCCCGCAGCAGGTACCGCCCCCCCTCGCCTCATCCTTCTCGGACCCTGAATATGGCTGGCATGTCGGTGCGGAGCCCCCAACCCCACAGGACACTGGCCTCCCCAGGCAGGGAGGGCACCAACAGGGACAGAGAACTGAGCCAGGAGGGCGACGGCGTGACGTGTCTGAGAATGGGAACGTAA
- the LOC110963451 gene encoding cAMP-specific 3',5'-cyclic phosphodiesterase 4D-like isoform X3, which yields MSLPTNCVYVTPSVQDRYFKVRNGNICGSPCAVNRPIDIVQKRRRFDVENGLSVGRSPLDSQTSPGSGLVLQANFPHSQRRESFLYRSDSDFDLSPKAMSRNSSTASDLEEGLNHCEVSWLPRHGEDMIVTPFAQVLASLRTVRSNFAVLTHLQDRVGNKRPSSSNQPSMCKPCVAEEPYQKLAVETLEELDWCLDQLETLQTRHSVSEMASNKFKRMLNRELTQLSETSRSGNQVSEFIASTFLEKQHDVEILSPPPKEKEKKKRPMSQISGVKKATQSPSLAPACIPRFGVNTPHESMLAKEIEDINRWGLDIFKIAEFSGNRPLTVVMYSVFQERDLLKTFKVPIDTFITFMMTLEDHYHADVAYHNNIHAADVVQSTHVLLSTPALEAVFTDLEIMAALFASAIHDVDHPGVTNQFLINTSSELALMYNDASVLENHHLAVGFKLLQEDNCDIFQNLSKKQRDSLRKMVIDMVLATDMSKHMNFLADMKTMVETKKVTSLGVLLLDNYSDRIQVLQNMVHCADLSNPTKPLELYRRWTDRIMVEFFTQGDRERDKGMEISPMCDKHNASIEKSQVGFIDYIVHPLWETWADLVHPDAQDILDTLEDNREWYQSMIPRSPSPSSPEEHRAEVGPGGGAVGAGGALPSTGGGGGGGGVGDKFQFELTLEEEEEDEEEVESDLESPQEEEFQSGGERHRDSPSPSLSPDPRSRYRPPSPHPSRTLNMAGMSVRSPQPHRTLASPGREGTNRDRELSQEGDGVTCLRMGT from the exons tTTTGATGTGGAGAATGGCCTGTCAGTGGGTCGCAGTCCACTGGACTCTCAGACTAGCCCCGGCTCTGGTCTGGTTCTTCAGGCCAACTTCCCCCACAGTCAGCGCCGTGAGTCCTTCCTCTACCGCTCCGACTCAGACTTCGACCTTTCGCCCAAAGCCATGTCCCGCAACTCGTCCACTGCCAGCGACCT GGAGGAGGGATTGAATCATTGCGAAGTCAGTTGGCTACCTCG GCATGGAGAAGACATGATAGTGACTCCATTCGCACAG GTTCTTGCCAGTCTGCGAACAGTGAGAAGTAACTTCGCTGTTCTTACACATCTGCAAGATCGTGTGGGAAATAA GAGGCCATCAAGCAGCAACCAGCCATCCATGTGTAAGCCATGTGTTGCAG AGGAGCCCTACCAGAAGCTGGCAGTGGAGACCCTGGAAGAACTGGACTGGTGTCTGGACCAGCTGGAGACGCTGCAGACGAGACACTCAGTCAGTGAGATGGCATCCAACAAG TTTAAGAGGATGCTGAACCGTGAACTGACGCAGCTGTCGGAGACAAGCCGCTCAGGGAATCAGGTGTCAGAGTTCATCGCCAGCACCTTCCTAG AGAAACAACATGACGTGGAGATTCTGTCGCCGCCTccgaaggagaaggagaagaagaagaggccGATGTCACAGATCAGTGGTGTGAAAAAGGCCACGCAAAGTCCCAGCTTAGCACCTGCCTGCATCCCTCGCTTCGGAGTCAACACACCCCACGAGAGCATGCTGGCTAAA GAAATTGAAGACATCAATCGCTGGGGTCTGGATATATTCAAAATAGCAGAATTTTCTGGAAACCGCCCTCTGACAGTGGTCATGTACTCCGTCTTCCAG GAGCGAGACCTTCTGAAAACCTTTAAGGTCCCAATCGACACCTTCATCACCTTCATGATGACCTTGGAGGACCACTATCATGCAGACGTAGCTTATCACAACAACATCCATGCAGCTGACGTGGTACAGTCCACCCACGTCCTCCTGTCCACCCCCGCTTTGGAG GCGGTGTTCACAGACCTGGAGATCATGGCTGCTCTATTTGCTAGTGCCATCCACGATGTCGACCACCCAGGAGTCACCAACCAGTTCCTCATAAACACCA GTTCGGAGCTGGCGCTAATGTACAATGACGCATCAGTCCTGGAGAACCATCACCTCGCTGTGGGCTTCAAACTGCTCCAAGAGGACAACTGTGACATTTTCCAGAACCTCAGCAAGAAACAGAGAGACTCCCTCCGCAAGATGGTGATCGACATG GTGCTGGCCACAGATATGTCCAAACACATGAACTTCTTGGCAGACATGAAGACGATGGTGGAGACCAAGAAAGTGACGAGTTTGGGAGTCCTGCTGCTAGACAACTATTCAGACCGCATCCAG GTTCTACAGAACATGGTCCACTGTGCCGACCTGAGCAACCCAACCAAACCGCTGGAGCTTTACCGCCGGTGGACGGACCGCATCATGGTGGAGTTCTTCACCCAGGGAGACAGAGAGCGAGACAAGGGCATGGAGATCAGTCCAATGTGTGACAAACACAACGCCTCCATAGAGAAGAGCCAG GTGGGGTTCATTGACTACATTGTGCACCCTCTGTGGGAGACCTGGGCGGACCTGGTGCACCCTGATGCTCAGGACATCTTGGACACACTGGAGGACAACAGGGAGTGGTACCAGAGCATGATCCCCCGCAGCCCATCGCCCTCCAGCCCCGAGGAGCACCGTGCTGAGGTCGGGCCAGGAGGGGGCGCTGTGGGAGCAGGAGGGGCCCTCCCTTcaacaggtggaggaggaggaggagggggagtagGGGACAAGTTTCAGTTTGAACTCActctggaggaagaggaggaggatgaggaggaggtggagtcTGACCTGGAGAGCCCCCAGGAGGAGGAGTTCCAATCGGGCGGGGAGAGGCACCGGGactccccctccccctctctgTCTCCAGACCCCCGCAGCAGGTACCGCCCCCCCTCGCCTCATCCTTCTCGGACCCTGAATATGGCTGGCATGTCGGTGCGGAGCCCCCAACCCCACAGGACACTGGCCTCCCCAGGCAGGGAGGGCACCAACAGGGACAGAGAACTGAGCCAGGAGGGCGACGGCGTGACGTGTCTGAGAATGGGAACGTAA
- the LOC110963451 gene encoding cAMP-specific 3',5'-cyclic phosphodiesterase 4D-like isoform X4, which translates to MPASALWVCLCWRLRQFKRMLNRELTQLSETSRSGNQVSEFIASTFLEKQHDVEILSPPPKEKEKKKRPMSQISGVKKATQSPSLAPACIPRFGVNTPHESMLAKEIEDINRWGLDIFKIAEFSGNRPLTVVMYSVFQERDLLKTFKVPIDTFITFMMTLEDHYHADVAYHNNIHAADVVQSTHVLLSTPALEAVFTDLEIMAALFASAIHDVDHPGVTNQFLINTSSELALMYNDASVLENHHLAVGFKLLQEDNCDIFQNLSKKQRDSLRKMVIDMVLATDMSKHMNFLADMKTMVETKKVTSLGVLLLDNYSDRIQVLQNMVHCADLSNPTKPLELYRRWTDRIMVEFFTQGDRERDKGMEISPMCDKHNASIEKSQVGFIDYIVHPLWETWADLVHPDAQDILDTLEDNREWYQSMIPRSPSPSSPEEHRAEVGPGGGAVGAGGALPSTGGGGGGGGVGDKFQFELTLEEEEEDEEEVESDLESPQEEEFQSGGERHRDSPSPSLSPDPRSRYRPPSPHPSRTLNMAGMSVRSPQPHRTLASPGREGTNRDRELSQEGDGVTCLRMGT; encoded by the exons ATGCCTGCGTCGGCACTCTGGGTTTGTCTGTGCTGGAgactcagacag TTTAAGAGGATGCTGAACCGTGAACTGACGCAGCTGTCGGAGACAAGCCGCTCAGGGAATCAGGTGTCAGAGTTCATCGCCAGCACCTTCCTAG AGAAACAACATGACGTGGAGATTCTGTCGCCGCCTccgaaggagaaggagaagaagaagaggccGATGTCACAGATCAGTGGTGTGAAAAAGGCCACGCAAAGTCCCAGCTTAGCACCTGCCTGCATCCCTCGCTTCGGAGTCAACACACCCCACGAGAGCATGCTGGCTAAA GAAATTGAAGACATCAATCGCTGGGGTCTGGATATATTCAAAATAGCAGAATTTTCTGGAAACCGCCCTCTGACAGTGGTCATGTACTCCGTCTTCCAG GAGCGAGACCTTCTGAAAACCTTTAAGGTCCCAATCGACACCTTCATCACCTTCATGATGACCTTGGAGGACCACTATCATGCAGACGTAGCTTATCACAACAACATCCATGCAGCTGACGTGGTACAGTCCACCCACGTCCTCCTGTCCACCCCCGCTTTGGAG GCGGTGTTCACAGACCTGGAGATCATGGCTGCTCTATTTGCTAGTGCCATCCACGATGTCGACCACCCAGGAGTCACCAACCAGTTCCTCATAAACACCA GTTCGGAGCTGGCGCTAATGTACAATGACGCATCAGTCCTGGAGAACCATCACCTCGCTGTGGGCTTCAAACTGCTCCAAGAGGACAACTGTGACATTTTCCAGAACCTCAGCAAGAAACAGAGAGACTCCCTCCGCAAGATGGTGATCGACATG GTGCTGGCCACAGATATGTCCAAACACATGAACTTCTTGGCAGACATGAAGACGATGGTGGAGACCAAGAAAGTGACGAGTTTGGGAGTCCTGCTGCTAGACAACTATTCAGACCGCATCCAG GTTCTACAGAACATGGTCCACTGTGCCGACCTGAGCAACCCAACCAAACCGCTGGAGCTTTACCGCCGGTGGACGGACCGCATCATGGTGGAGTTCTTCACCCAGGGAGACAGAGAGCGAGACAAGGGCATGGAGATCAGTCCAATGTGTGACAAACACAACGCCTCCATAGAGAAGAGCCAG GTGGGGTTCATTGACTACATTGTGCACCCTCTGTGGGAGACCTGGGCGGACCTGGTGCACCCTGATGCTCAGGACATCTTGGACACACTGGAGGACAACAGGGAGTGGTACCAGAGCATGATCCCCCGCAGCCCATCGCCCTCCAGCCCCGAGGAGCACCGTGCTGAGGTCGGGCCAGGAGGGGGCGCTGTGGGAGCAGGAGGGGCCCTCCCTTcaacaggtggaggaggaggaggagggggagtagGGGACAAGTTTCAGTTTGAACTCActctggaggaagaggaggaggatgaggaggaggtggagtcTGACCTGGAGAGCCCCCAGGAGGAGGAGTTCCAATCGGGCGGGGAGAGGCACCGGGactccccctccccctctctgTCTCCAGACCCCCGCAGCAGGTACCGCCCCCCCTCGCCTCATCCTTCTCGGACCCTGAATATGGCTGGCATGTCGGTGCGGAGCCCCCAACCCCACAGGACACTGGCCTCCCCAGGCAGGGAGGGCACCAACAGGGACAGAGAACTGAGCCAGGAGGGCGACGGCGTGACGTGTCTGAGAATGGGAACGTAA